One stretch of Segatella copri DNA includes these proteins:
- a CDS encoding polyprenyl synthetase family protein — translation MKTADEILSMVNEFLANLPYERKPKSLYEPIRYVLSMGGKRIRPTLMLLGYNLFKDKPEKILMNAVALETYHNYTLLHDDLMDNADLRRGHETVHKKWDANTAILSGDSMLVLAYERMAQCDEKHLAKVLKLFTTTALEIGEGQQFDMEFENRNDVKEEEYIEMIRLKTSVLLACALKMGAILADASDEDAENLYKFGEQIGLAFQLQDDYLDVYGDTKVFGKEIGGDITSNKKTYMLINAFNHANDAQRAELQKWVDAEEFDRKEKVAAVTRLYNEIGIDKMAQDKIAYYFEQSKKYLDAVNVPAERKEELAKYAQKMMKRQY, via the coding sequence ATGAAGACAGCAGATGAAATTTTAAGCATGGTAAATGAGTTTCTGGCTAATTTGCCTTACGAAAGAAAGCCAAAGTCTCTTTATGAGCCTATCAGATACGTACTTTCTATGGGTGGCAAGCGTATTCGTCCTACGCTCATGCTTCTGGGCTACAATCTTTTCAAGGACAAACCTGAGAAGATTCTGATGAATGCCGTTGCCCTGGAAACTTATCATAACTATACTTTGCTGCATGATGACCTGATGGACAATGCTGATTTGCGTCGCGGTCATGAAACGGTTCATAAGAAATGGGATGCCAATACGGCAATCCTTTCGGGCGACAGCATGCTCGTTCTGGCTTATGAGCGTATGGCTCAATGTGATGAAAAGCATCTTGCCAAGGTGTTGAAACTCTTTACGACCACTGCCCTGGAAATTGGTGAAGGTCAGCAGTTTGATATGGAGTTTGAAAACCGTAACGATGTGAAGGAGGAGGAATATATCGAGATGATCCGCCTCAAGACCAGCGTACTCCTGGCTTGTGCCCTGAAGATGGGTGCTATCCTTGCCGATGCTTCTGATGAGGATGCAGAGAACCTGTATAAGTTTGGCGAGCAGATAGGATTGGCGTTCCAGTTGCAGGATGATTACCTCGATGTTTACGGCGATACCAAGGTGTTCGGTAAGGAGATTGGTGGCGATATCACATCTAACAAGAAGACTTACATGCTCATCAATGCCTTCAACCATGCCAACGACGCTCAGCGTGCAGAACTGCAGAAGTGGGTTGATGCCGAGGAGTTCGACCGCAAGGAGAAGGTGGCTGCCGTTACCCGTCTTTACAACGAGATAGGTATCGACAAAATGGCGCAGGATAAGATTGCTTATTATTTCGAGCAGAGCAAGAAGTATCTGGATGCTGTGAATGTGCCTGCTGAGCGCAAGGAGGAATTGGCAAAGTATGCTCAGAAAATGATGAAGCGACAGTACTAA
- a CDS encoding 4-hydroxy-3-methylbut-2-enyl diphosphate reductase, whose translation MVQIEIDNGSGFCFGVTTAIKKAEEELAKGGKLYCLGDIVHNGMEVERLHEAGLITIDHEQMEELQGVKVLLRAHGEPPETYALAERNNIEIIDATCPVVLQLQRRIKKQYVNNPEAQIVIFGKNGHAEVLGLVGQTESHAIVVEKFEDVKQLKESGQLDFSKDIYLYSQTTKSLDEFHRIIEYCQEHIVEGAVFKSFDTICRQVANRMPNIAAFASKHDVILFVSGRKSSNGKVLFKECKSVNANSYQIESADEIDMNWFKDVETVGICGATSTPKWLMEECKDKIIKESSALLL comes from the coding sequence ATCGTGCAGATAGAAATAGATAACGGCAGTGGGTTCTGCTTTGGCGTAACCACTGCCATCAAGAAAGCTGAAGAGGAGTTGGCTAAGGGCGGTAAACTTTACTGCCTGGGCGATATTGTGCATAACGGTATGGAGGTGGAGCGCCTGCATGAAGCGGGACTCATCACGATAGACCATGAGCAGATGGAGGAACTACAGGGCGTAAAGGTCTTGCTCCGTGCTCATGGTGAACCGCCTGAAACTTATGCCCTTGCCGAGCGAAACAACATCGAAATCATCGATGCTACCTGTCCTGTGGTGCTCCAGTTGCAGCGCCGCATCAAGAAGCAGTATGTCAACAATCCGGAGGCGCAGATCGTGATTTTCGGCAAGAATGGGCATGCTGAGGTGCTCGGACTGGTGGGGCAGACGGAGAGTCATGCCATCGTGGTAGAGAAGTTTGAGGATGTGAAGCAGCTGAAGGAAAGCGGTCAGTTGGATTTCTCTAAAGATATCTATCTTTACTCCCAGACTACCAAGAGTCTCGATGAGTTCCACCGCATCATCGAATACTGCCAGGAGCATATTGTTGAGGGTGCTGTCTTCAAGAGTTTCGATACCATCTGCCGTCAGGTGGCTAACCGCATGCCTAACATCGCTGCCTTTGCCAGCAAGCATGATGTCATCCTCTTTGTGAGTGGCAGAAAGAGTTCGAACGGTAAGGTGCTTTTCAAGGAATGCAAGAGCGTGAATGCCAACAGCTACCAGATAGAAAGTGCCGACGAGATAGATATGAACTGGTTCAAGGATGTGGAAACGGTAGGTATCTGTGGCGCTACCAGTACGCCGAAGTGGCTGATGGAAGAGTGCAAGGATAAGATTATCAAGGAAAGTTCGGCTCTCTTGTTGTAA
- a CDS encoding energy transducer TonB, whose translation MEIKKSNSAQLEDKRVTFFLLGLLLAFTFIFVGLQYQRGPQGDDDLSESMEDLSQDLEMSARPDLKDMVSAEAVSAPASKSITQEVKAAEQQTQKAPQKISSTTSELVIGDGSGVVDGAEVKEAVPETPIENPGAEAPIKLTVVQKIPQFPGGWSAFMQWLTKNLKYPVAAQKSRIQGTVVVSFIVNKDGSVANIKVSTSVDPLLDNEALRVMKMMPKWKPGIDKGKVCRTMIAIPVVFQL comes from the coding sequence GTGGAAATTAAGAAATCAAATAGCGCACAACTGGAAGATAAGCGGGTTACATTTTTCCTGCTGGGGTTGCTGCTGGCTTTTACTTTCATCTTCGTAGGGCTCCAATATCAGAGAGGTCCGCAGGGAGATGATGACTTGTCGGAATCGATGGAAGATCTTTCACAGGATCTGGAAATGTCGGCTCGTCCCGACCTGAAAGATATGGTGAGTGCAGAGGCTGTTTCGGCTCCTGCTTCTAAGTCAATTACTCAGGAAGTGAAGGCTGCCGAGCAACAGACTCAGAAGGCACCGCAGAAAATCAGTTCTACAACCAGCGAATTGGTTATCGGCGACGGCTCGGGTGTAGTGGATGGAGCAGAGGTGAAGGAAGCGGTTCCTGAAACTCCCATTGAAAATCCGGGAGCTGAGGCTCCTATCAAACTGACCGTCGTGCAGAAGATACCGCAGTTTCCTGGTGGCTGGTCTGCCTTCATGCAGTGGCTTACCAAGAACCTGAAGTACCCTGTAGCTGCCCAGAAGAGTAGGATTCAGGGAACCGTAGTGGTATCCTTTATCGTAAACAAGGATGGAAGTGTTGCCAATATCAAGGTAAGCACTTCGGTAGATCCATTGCTCGACAACGAGGCTTTGAGAGTGATGAAGATGATGCCGAAGTGGAAACCGGGCATCGATAAAGGCAAGGTCTGTCGCACGATGATTGCCATCCCGGTAGTGTTCCAGCTATAA
- the porQ gene encoding type IX secretion system protein PorQ — protein sequence MKKYVISAILTLFATIIDAQESQTEYNFLRLPVSAHAAALGGDNITLIEDDEALIFHNPALLSSVSDKTVNLNYMNYMSGVNTASASFNRTVNDKASWAVSAQLVDYGKMKETDENNIQMGEFSAKDIAVAGYFSYMLGEKFAGGIAAKFITSYIGDYNSIAVGVDLGINYYDPETEWSVSCAAKNLGGQLKAYDNEYEKMPIDLQLGVTKRFANAPFRVSATLVNLNHWDSGLRDHAVVGADILLSESLWIGAGYNFRRANEMKISTSEDEGSSHGAGFSVGGGINLERFHLNVAYGKYHVSSSSLMLNVSYRL from the coding sequence ATGAAAAAATATGTAATTTCCGCTATATTGACGCTTTTTGCGACAATTATTGATGCTCAAGAGAGCCAAACGGAGTATAATTTCCTTCGCTTGCCGGTGAGTGCTCACGCAGCTGCTCTGGGTGGCGACAACATCACCTTGATAGAAGATGATGAGGCACTCATATTCCATAATCCGGCTCTCCTGTCATCAGTAAGCGACAAGACGGTCAATCTCAATTATATGAACTATATGTCGGGGGTGAACACTGCCTCGGCTAGTTTCAACCGTACTGTCAACGACAAGGCTTCGTGGGCTGTTTCGGCTCAGCTTGTTGACTACGGCAAGATGAAAGAGACGGATGAGAACAACATCCAGATGGGTGAGTTCTCGGCAAAGGATATTGCCGTTGCGGGTTACTTCTCTTATATGCTCGGTGAAAAGTTTGCAGGTGGTATTGCCGCCAAATTCATCACTTCGTATATTGGCGATTACAATTCTATCGCTGTGGGAGTAGATCTGGGTATCAACTATTACGACCCTGAAACGGAATGGTCGGTTTCATGTGCGGCAAAGAATCTGGGTGGACAGCTGAAAGCCTACGATAATGAATACGAGAAGATGCCGATCGACCTGCAGTTGGGTGTGACGAAACGCTTCGCCAACGCACCGTTCAGGGTATCAGCCACACTGGTCAACCTGAACCATTGGGACAGCGGTCTTCGTGATCATGCCGTAGTAGGTGCCGACATACTGCTTTCAGAAAGCCTGTGGATAGGTGCCGGCTACAACTTCAGGAGAGCCAACGAGATGAAAATCAGCACCTCAGAAGATGAAGGAAGCAGTCATGGAGCCGGTTTCTCTGTGGGTGGCGGTATCAACCTGGAGCGCTTCCATCTGAACGTTGCCTACGGCAAATATCACGTCAGTAGCAGCAGTCTCATGCTGAACGTAAGTTACAGATTATAA
- a CDS encoding alpha-2-macroglobulin family protein codes for MKRNILSLLVALFATLQVAAQTYDNLWKQAEINAQKDQPKSEIAVMKKIIAKASAAKDYGQLLAAEMRQAILWREISPDSLTPHVKRMEAEVLKVKDPALKAVRYAVLGKVYRDSPYGIEVDEVALDPSDDVSLDQSASSSLSQRDVNEKKSQEFFKKALEQPELLAKHTSTEYVPLTLKGVDGSSFNNDLLHLIGFEADSKEAYHLLYTYYNKVGNRGAACLCAYKLIEKYRQDDVREVKKSKYLQTIDSLIQVYQDIPEAGELAVEHFRFMEGATDAKPQDKLNYINYALSRWGGWSRMNELRNAQKRLTEPMFRVKDMPLVLRPSERKWVHLNVRNLQNLKVSISRLNITADNEYDVQNEATYKMLLKKTTKLHQKDFSRNYYGRPNYEEVKDSIEIGGNLPLGAYLMEVTSDNSGIAPQRQLFYVSNLAVMIQQLPDDKHRYVVVNATDGQPIAGAKIELYNQRYDFKTKKDKRIVHARLTTDENGEAYFKNVDGEVLVSTNNDKFTPAKYIYLSRTRYYEKKDDETKYQLFTDRAIYRPGQKVHATAISYTVKKGLDASVPGKSMELKFVLSDANWKQVAEQKVTTDEYGTASVDFELPKEGKTGQYSISVNGTASEYFRVEEYKRPTFEITFPKVNEKYTWGDTVVVKASAKTYAGVPVQGAKVEYQVTRRNQLWWWGAGSAGQLVKTDSCVTREDGTFDVEIPLEASLSEKDEADMSDFMRIARFFNFEVSAIVTDISGESHEGVMSLPLGTKPTILTVNLPKRIEADSLKTVTFAYRNASGMPISSRLKYRIDEGEWKDAEANAPVSIKEYASSSASSSLVWKSGVHQLEAICGQDTLQQKFTLFSMKDTHPVEPTTEWYYQTAKTFPRDGKPVYIQVGSSENGAHIVYSIIAGNKLLEKGAWELGDSIVTLPFTYKEEYASGIVLNYSFVKQGKCYTRMMSIARPLPEKKLNIAWKTFRNRLTPGQKEEWTLKITTPDGKPAKAQLMSVLYDKSLDQIAPHSWNLSLGFYQSLPNCYWKHNLTFRSFCLNGVYPTKYYDEKQLDVDKFDGKFFSYYAYMQAVELSKLERSSGGTVESVRIQKDELVQEEPKVIRIRGSKMTRVGAAAPSANKVFDVVEEMPQFAGGSGSDAGQFLDKVQVRENMNETAFFYPALESDNNGNVAIRFTLPESVTTWKFMGLAHDKEMRNGLLVDEAVAQKTVMVQPNMPRFLREGDKATIVVKLFNTSDKKVSGNTRMQILDPETNKVVWQKTQNYSIDAEGSATISFDVQGLKEGVYINKVVAAGNGYSDGEQHYLPVLSNRELVVNTLPITLHQKGEQNFDLSKLFLNKEGKQAKGAEEAKVTIEYTNNPSWLMVKALPAISNPDEENAISLMSAIYANTITTHIQKTLSLDNHSQKNLSQESNRLQNQVEKLKKLQNPNGSFSWWKGMKGSRYMTTSVAEMMVRLNALAGVQKSTARMLTSAIDYLSWQTAREVREMKKQEEKKQKVSPSEQALHYLYILSMDGRKMKQNLEADKAYLLEKMSKITGDFSIYGKARAAVVLARNSQQNAAYREKAGEYLQSVNEYAVYREEMGRYYDTRKALYSWRNYKIPTQVSVIEALQMLKPNDKQTIEELQRWLLMSKRTQVWDTPVNTVDAVYAFMKGNESNWSRRAENAVLKLDGKQLPMPQDSTTLGYVKTEKTGKASKLSIDKKSDYTSWGAVYAEFKQPVSEIGSMESGIKVRRVIVPAESEGKGKAQAKVGEKVKVTLIITADRDYDFVQITDKRAACLEPVNQKSGYQWGIGCYVSPRDHATNFYFDRLSKGKHIVEMEYYVDRKGDYQSGTCTAECTYSPEFGGRTEAYELKVNN; via the coding sequence ATGAAAAGAAACATTTTATCACTTCTGGTAGCCCTCTTTGCAACCTTGCAGGTAGCGGCTCAGACATACGACAACTTGTGGAAGCAAGCTGAAATCAATGCTCAGAAGGACCAGCCTAAGAGCGAAATCGCGGTGATGAAGAAAATCATCGCCAAGGCTTCGGCTGCCAAGGATTATGGCCAGTTGCTGGCGGCTGAGATGCGGCAGGCGATACTCTGGAGAGAGATTTCGCCCGACTCGCTGACGCCCCATGTGAAGCGGATGGAAGCCGAGGTGCTGAAGGTGAAGGACCCGGCGTTGAAGGCCGTGAGATATGCTGTGCTGGGCAAGGTGTATCGTGATAGTCCTTACGGGATAGAGGTGGATGAGGTTGCCTTGGACCCAAGTGATGATGTTTCTTTGGATCAAAGTGCTTCTTCTTCTCTGAGCCAGCGGGATGTGAACGAAAAGAAAAGCCAGGAGTTCTTCAAGAAAGCCCTGGAGCAGCCTGAACTCCTTGCCAAGCATACTTCCACTGAGTATGTTCCATTGACGCTGAAGGGCGTGGATGGCAGTTCCTTTAACAACGATCTGCTGCATCTCATCGGATTCGAGGCAGACAGCAAGGAGGCGTATCATCTGCTGTACACCTATTATAATAAGGTGGGAAATAGGGGTGCGGCTTGTCTCTGTGCCTATAAGCTCATCGAGAAATACCGCCAGGACGACGTGAGAGAGGTGAAGAAATCGAAGTATCTGCAGACCATCGACTCGCTCATCCAGGTTTATCAGGATATTCCGGAGGCAGGCGAACTTGCCGTGGAGCATTTTCGCTTCATGGAAGGGGCTACCGATGCCAAACCGCAGGATAAGCTCAACTATATCAACTATGCGCTGAGCCGTTGGGGGGGATGGTCGAGAATGAACGAATTGAGAAATGCGCAGAAGCGACTCACCGAACCGATGTTCCGGGTGAAGGATATGCCATTGGTGCTTCGTCCTTCAGAAAGGAAGTGGGTGCATCTGAACGTGCGCAATCTCCAGAACCTGAAGGTTAGCATTTCCCGCCTCAACATCACGGCAGATAATGAGTATGATGTTCAGAATGAGGCTACCTATAAGATGCTTCTGAAAAAGACTACGAAGCTGCATCAGAAGGATTTCAGCAGGAACTACTATGGTCGTCCGAATTACGAAGAGGTGAAGGATTCCATCGAAATCGGTGGCAATCTGCCGCTGGGTGCCTATCTGATGGAGGTGACTTCGGATAATTCAGGCATCGCTCCGCAGCGACAGCTCTTCTATGTGAGCAATCTGGCGGTGATGATCCAGCAGTTGCCGGATGATAAGCATCGCTATGTGGTGGTGAATGCTACAGACGGACAGCCTATCGCCGGGGCGAAGATAGAACTCTATAACCAGCGGTATGATTTCAAGACGAAGAAGGACAAGCGAATAGTTCATGCCCGCTTGACAACCGATGAGAACGGTGAGGCTTACTTCAAGAATGTGGATGGAGAGGTATTGGTTTCTACCAACAATGACAAGTTTACGCCAGCCAAGTACATCTATCTCAGCCGTACCCGCTATTATGAAAAGAAAGATGATGAGACGAAATATCAGTTGTTTACCGATCGTGCCATCTATCGTCCGGGGCAGAAGGTACATGCCACAGCCATTTCCTACACTGTCAAGAAGGGGTTGGATGCCAGCGTGCCAGGAAAGAGTATGGAACTGAAGTTTGTCCTGAGTGATGCCAACTGGAAACAGGTGGCAGAACAGAAGGTTACGACCGATGAATATGGTACGGCTTCGGTAGATTTCGAACTCCCGAAGGAGGGAAAGACAGGACAGTATTCCATCTCCGTGAATGGTACAGCAAGCGAATATTTCAGAGTTGAGGAATACAAGCGTCCAACCTTCGAGATTACCTTCCCGAAGGTGAACGAGAAATATACCTGGGGCGACACCGTGGTGGTGAAAGCTTCAGCCAAGACCTATGCCGGAGTGCCGGTGCAGGGTGCCAAGGTGGAGTATCAGGTGACTCGCAGAAACCAACTCTGGTGGTGGGGCGCAGGATCTGCCGGACAGTTGGTGAAGACTGACAGTTGCGTGACACGAGAGGACGGAACCTTCGATGTAGAGATTCCGCTGGAGGCTTCCTTGTCAGAAAAAGACGAGGCTGATATGAGCGATTTCATGCGCATCGCCCGTTTCTTCAACTTCGAGGTCTCAGCCATCGTTACCGACATTAGCGGTGAGAGCCACGAGGGTGTAATGAGTCTGCCTCTGGGCACCAAACCAACCATCCTCACGGTGAATCTTCCTAAGCGTATCGAGGCAGACAGTCTGAAGACGGTGACCTTTGCTTACCGCAATGCCAGTGGAATGCCGATTTCGAGCAGGTTGAAATATCGCATTGATGAAGGCGAATGGAAGGATGCCGAGGCGAATGCACCGGTTTCTATCAAGGAATATGCTTCTTCCTCTGCCTCTTCTTCCCTCGTTTGGAAATCTGGCGTTCATCAGCTGGAGGCAATCTGCGGACAGGATACCCTGCAGCAGAAGTTCACGCTCTTCAGCATGAAGGATACCCATCCGGTGGAGCCAACTACCGAATGGTATTATCAGACGGCGAAGACTTTCCCTCGTGATGGCAAGCCGGTCTATATCCAGGTGGGCTCTTCGGAGAACGGAGCGCACATCGTATATTCCATCATCGCCGGCAACAAACTGCTGGAGAAAGGTGCCTGGGAGTTGGGCGACAGTATCGTGACTCTGCCTTTCACCTACAAGGAGGAATATGCGTCGGGCATCGTACTGAACTATAGTTTCGTGAAGCAAGGCAAGTGCTATACCCGAATGATGAGCATCGCCCGTCCTTTGCCTGAGAAGAAACTGAACATCGCCTGGAAGACCTTCCGCAACCGTCTGACCCCTGGACAGAAGGAGGAGTGGACGCTGAAGATTACCACCCCTGACGGCAAGCCAGCCAAGGCGCAGCTGATGAGCGTACTCTATGACAAGTCGCTCGACCAGATAGCCCCGCATTCCTGGAATCTCTCCCTGGGCTTCTATCAGAGTTTGCCAAACTGCTACTGGAAGCACAACCTCACTTTCCGTTCATTTTGCTTGAATGGCGTTTATCCTACCAAGTATTATGACGAGAAGCAACTGGATGTAGATAAGTTTGATGGCAAATTCTTTAGCTATTATGCTTATATGCAAGCGGTGGAACTGAGCAAGTTGGAACGTTCTTCTGGCGGAACCGTTGAGTCTGTTCGTATACAGAAAGACGAGCTGGTTCAGGAAGAACCGAAAGTCATCAGGATTCGCGGCTCTAAAATGACCCGTGTCGGAGCGGCTGCTCCATCTGCCAACAAGGTTTTTGATGTAGTAGAGGAGATGCCGCAGTTTGCCGGCGGTTCTGGCTCAGATGCAGGACAATTCCTCGACAAGGTGCAGGTGCGTGAGAATATGAACGAGACCGCCTTCTTCTATCCTGCCTTGGAGAGCGACAACAATGGCAACGTAGCCATCAGGTTTACCCTGCCGGAGAGCGTGACTACCTGGAAGTTCATGGGCTTGGCTCATGACAAGGAGATGAGAAACGGTTTGCTGGTGGATGAGGCTGTGGCTCAGAAGACCGTGATGGTGCAGCCTAACATGCCTCGCTTCCTGCGTGAGGGCGATAAGGCAACTATCGTGGTGAAACTCTTCAATACTTCTGACAAGAAGGTGAGCGGCAACACCCGTATGCAGATTCTCGACCCGGAGACCAACAAGGTGGTTTGGCAGAAGACGCAGAACTACAGTATCGATGCCGAGGGCTCTGCTACCATCTCCTTTGATGTCCAGGGACTGAAAGAAGGTGTATATATTAATAAGGTGGTGGCTGCCGGTAATGGCTACAGCGATGGTGAACAGCACTATCTGCCGGTTTTGAGCAACCGTGAACTCGTGGTGAACACCCTGCCTATCACCCTGCATCAGAAGGGTGAGCAGAACTTCGACCTGAGCAAACTCTTCCTGAACAAGGAGGGCAAGCAGGCGAAGGGCGCTGAAGAGGCAAAGGTAACCATCGAGTACACCAATAACCCAAGTTGGCTGATGGTGAAGGCGCTGCCTGCCATCAGCAATCCGGATGAGGAGAACGCCATCTCGCTGATGTCTGCCATCTATGCCAATACCATCACCACCCATATCCAGAAGACTCTCTCTTTGGATAATCATTCTCAGAAGAATCTCTCTCAGGAGAGCAACCGTCTGCAGAATCAGGTGGAGAAGCTGAAGAAGTTGCAGAACCCTAACGGTTCCTTCTCCTGGTGGAAGGGCATGAAGGGCAGCCGGTATATGACAACGTCGGTAGCCGAAATGATGGTTCGATTGAATGCCCTCGCTGGTGTGCAGAAATCAACCGCCCGGATGCTGACTTCCGCCATTGATTATCTCTCCTGGCAGACAGCTCGGGAAGTAAGAGAAATGAAGAAGCAGGAGGAGAAAAAGCAGAAGGTGAGTCCTAGCGAACAGGCGCTGCATTATCTCTACATCCTTTCGATGGATGGCAGAAAGATGAAGCAGAATCTGGAAGCAGATAAGGCTTATCTGCTGGAAAAGATGTCGAAGATAACGGGTGATTTCTCCATCTATGGCAAGGCGCGTGCTGCCGTGGTTCTCGCCAGAAACAGTCAGCAGAATGCTGCCTACCGCGAGAAGGCAGGCGAATATCTGCAGAGCGTGAACGAATATGCCGTTTATCGCGAGGAGATGGGCCGCTACTACGATACCCGCAAGGCACTCTACAGCTGGAGAAACTATAAGATTCCTACCCAGGTATCCGTGATAGAGGCGCTGCAGATGCTGAAGCCGAACGACAAGCAGACCATTGAGGAACTGCAGCGCTGGCTCCTGATGTCGAAACGCACCCAGGTTTGGGATACGCCGGTGAACACCGTGGATGCTGTTTACGCCTTTATGAAGGGCAATGAGAGCAACTGGAGCAGGAGGGCTGAGAATGCCGTGCTGAAACTGGACGGAAAGCAGTTGCCGATGCCGCAGGATTCCACCACCTTGGGTTATGTGAAGACCGAAAAAACGGGCAAGGCATCTAAGCTGAGCATCGACAAAAAGAGCGATTATACCAGCTGGGGAGCCGTCTATGCAGAGTTTAAGCAGCCTGTCAGCGAAATCGGTTCCATGGAGTCGGGCATCAAGGTGCGCCGTGTCATCGTTCCAGCCGAATCTGAGGGTAAGGGCAAGGCGCAGGCGAAGGTAGGCGAGAAGGTGAAGGTAACGCTCATCATCACCGCCGACCGCGACTATGACTTTGTGCAGATTACGGATAAGCGTGCGGCATGTCTGGAACCGGTTAACCAGAAGAGCGGTTATCAGTGGGGCATAGGCTGCTATGTTTCTCCAAGAGATCATGCAACAAATTTCTATTTCGATCGTTTATCTAAAGGTAAGCACATCGTAGAAATGGAGTATTACGTGGATAGAAAGGGCGACTATCAGAGCGGAACTTGCACCGCTGAGTGTACCTACAGTCCGGAATTTGGTGGCCGCACAGAGGCTTATGAATTGAAAGTTAACAATTGA
- the cmk gene encoding (d)CMP kinase gives MKKITIAIDGYSSCGKSTMAKDLAKEIGYVYVDTGAMYRSVTLYALRHQLFEADGAVKTEELQKEMKNISISFKFNATTGRPDCYLNGELVEKEIRSLEVSNHVSPIAAVPFVREALVEQQQKMGEDKGIVMDGRDIGTTVFPNAELKIFVTASSQVRAQRRFDELKEKGMPADFDAILKNVEERDYIDTHRETSPLRKADDAITLDNSNMTIPEQKAWLMEQYQKAIAE, from the coding sequence ATGAAGAAAATAACAATAGCAATAGACGGATACTCTTCTTGCGGTAAGAGTACGATGGCAAAGGATCTTGCCAAGGAAATAGGTTATGTTTATGTAGATACGGGCGCGATGTACCGCTCGGTAACCCTCTATGCGCTGCGTCATCAGCTCTTCGAAGCAGATGGAGCCGTAAAGACTGAAGAACTGCAGAAGGAGATGAAGAACATCAGCATCTCATTCAAGTTTAATGCAACAACCGGTCGCCCAGACTGCTATCTGAACGGCGAACTGGTAGAAAAGGAAATCCGTTCGTTAGAGGTTTCTAACCACGTTAGTCCGATTGCCGCCGTTCCTTTCGTCAGAGAGGCGCTGGTAGAACAGCAGCAGAAGATGGGCGAAGACAAGGGCATCGTGATGGATGGTCGCGATATAGGTACCACCGTGTTCCCTAATGCCGAACTGAAGATTTTCGTTACAGCCAGCTCACAGGTGAGAGCACAGCGCCGTTTCGATGAACTGAAGGAGAAAGGAATGCCAGCCGACTTCGATGCGATTCTGAAGAATGTAGAGGAGCGCGACTATATCGATACCCACCGCGAGACTTCCCCACTCAGAAAGGCTGATGATGCCATTACGCTCGACAACAGCAACATGACCATTCCTGAACAGAAGGCATGGCTGATGGAACAATATCAAAAGGCAATAGCAGAATAA
- a CDS encoding DUF1573 domain-containing protein, which yields MKRMNIWMLSALLALPASAQKITTQHEVVDCGQVVFRKPVTAEFVLKNDGHKPLVINNVLKSCGCTEVDYPKTGIAAGESFVIKAVYDAKQMGTFTKQVCLYTNADEEPFILSMRGKVVGSVVDFAGSYDEMLGVIKSDAQEVEFDDVNRGDRPVQRIHIFNPTDELLEPVVMHLPSYLHAFVSPSKVAPRHSAEISFVLDSKKLRDLGLNQTSVYLGERPGDKIAPEKEIVVSAVLLPGFENMTPARKALAPKLEMSATDLNLGSFNGKKKLKGEILITNKGKSELDIRSMQMFTMGLQVNLKKSKIQPGETVKMKVTAVAADLKKSRVRHPRILMITNDPDHAKVVVKINVQ from the coding sequence ATGAAACGGATGAATATATGGATGCTCTCAGCGCTGTTGGCGCTGCCTGCATCAGCACAGAAGATTACAACCCAGCACGAGGTGGTAGACTGCGGACAGGTGGTGTTCCGCAAGCCTGTAACTGCCGAATTCGTGCTGAAGAATGACGGGCACAAGCCTTTGGTTATCAACAATGTGTTGAAAAGCTGCGGCTGTACGGAGGTAGATTATCCGAAGACGGGCATAGCTGCCGGCGAAAGTTTCGTCATCAAGGCGGTATACGATGCCAAGCAGATGGGTACTTTCACCAAGCAGGTTTGCCTCTATACCAATGCGGATGAAGAGCCGTTCATCCTCTCTATGAGGGGAAAGGTAGTGGGCAGCGTAGTAGATTTCGCTGGTTCTTACGATGAGATGCTGGGTGTCATCAAGAGTGATGCCCAGGAGGTGGAGTTTGATGACGTGAACCGTGGCGACCGTCCGGTTCAGCGCATCCATATCTTCAATCCTACCGACGAATTACTGGAGCCGGTAGTGATGCATCTGCCATCCTATCTTCATGCTTTCGTATCGCCTTCCAAGGTAGCTCCGCGTCATTCTGCCGAAATCAGTTTCGTGCTGGATTCCAAGAAACTGCGCGACCTGGGCTTGAACCAGACATCGGTTTATCTCGGTGAGCGTCCTGGCGATAAGATTGCGCCTGAGAAGGAAATCGTGGTTTCTGCAGTTCTTCTTCCTGGTTTCGAGAACATGACTCCAGCCAGGAAGGCACTGGCTCCGAAGCTAGAGATGTCTGCCACCGATCTCAATCTGGGTAGTTTCAATGGAAAGAAGAAACTGAAGGGTGAGATTCTGATTACCAATAAGGGTAAGTCGGAACTGGATATCCGCAGCATGCAGATGTTTACGATGGGCTTGCAGGTGAACCTGAAGAAGAGTAAGATTCAGCCAGGAGAGACCGTTAAGATGAAGGTGACGGCTGTGGCTGCCGACTTGAAGAAATCGCGTGTCAGACACCCTCGTATCCTCATGATTACGAATGATCCTGACCATGCTAAGGTGGTGGTGAAGATTAATGTACAATGA